The following proteins are co-located in the Megalobrama amblycephala isolate DHTTF-2021 linkage group LG12, ASM1881202v1, whole genome shotgun sequence genome:
- the fmodb gene encoding fibromodulin yields the protein MRGWIFLLLLARLVDFSMTQQTNSLTWLSYLRNRAYSHGYGRSHNNNFGSLSTEDEPSVLDCPLECECPTTYPKAMYCNNRRLQHVPFVPSHIEYVYFQNNQITSITNGVFDDAPNLAWISMHTNKLSSDKIGENVFAKLPNLERLFLHNNNLSRVPQGLPRSLRDLHMNHNNISVVPADSFRGMSNLTALHLQMNAIEDLGNALEGLLSLTLLDLRGNRLKKIPESLPPKLSQLYLEYNRISSIPADFLSQRPELRFVRLSHNQLTNGGIPANAFNVSTLVELDLSFNKLERIPTISTSLENLYLQANKIKEFSVSSFCRVVDTNNYSNLRVLRLEANEISAQDIPNEAVLCLRLATNIDL from the exons ATGAGAGGCTGGATTTTTCTGCTTTTGCTGGCAAGGCTTGTCGATTTTTCCATGACACAACAGACCAACTCTTTAACCTGGCTGAGTTATCTGCGCAACCGAGCCTACAGTCATGGTTATGGCCGTAGTCACAATAACAATTTCGGCTCTCTAAGTACAGAGGATGAGCCTTCTGTGCTAGACTGCCCTTTGGAGTGTGAATGTCCTACTACCTACCCCAAAGCAATGTACTGCAACAACCGCAGGCTACAGCACGTGCCATTCGTACCATCTCATATTGAGTATGTATACTTTCAAAATAACCAGATCACAAGCATCACAAATGGCGTCTTTGATGATGCTCCAAATTTAGCTTGGATCAGCATGCACACCAATAAACTGAGCTCTGACAAGATTGGTGAAAATGTCTTCGCCAAACTACCCAACCTTGAGCGCCTCTTTTTACACAACAACAACCTTAGCCGTGTTCCACAGGGTTTACCACGTTCCCTACGAGATCTACACATGAATCACAACAATATTTCAGTAGTTCCGGCCGACTCTTTCCGTGGAATGAGCAACCTGACGGCCCTACATCTCCAAATGAACGCCATTGAAGACCTCGGTAATGCACTTGAGGGTCTGCTATCCTTGACTCTGTTAGACTTGCGAGGGAACAGACTGAAGAAGATTCCAGAAAGTCTCCCGCCAAAGCTGAGCCAACTCTACCTTGAGTACAACCGTATATCCAGCATTCCTGCTGACTTTCTGAGTCAACGGCCTGAGCTGCGCTTTGTACGGCTGTCCCACAATCAGCTCACTAATGGGGGAATTCCAGCCAACGCTTTCAATGTCAGCACACTTGTGGAACTCGATTTGTCCTTTAACAAGCTGGAGAGGATTCCCACTATCAGCACCAGTCTGGAGAATCTGTATCTCCAGGCCAACAAGATCAAAG AATTTTCAGTGAGCAGTTTCTGCAGAGTTGTGGACACAAACAACTACTCTAATCTGCGTGTACTGCGACTGGAGGCCAATGAAATCAGCGCCCAAGACATACCAAATGAAGCTGTACTCTGTCTGCGTCTGGCAACCAACATTGACCTGTAG
- the or90j1 gene encoding odorant receptor 135-1, producing the protein MNSSEFNKRKDFFGEAVFKNLTVVVFAVIINSINSLLLYTLFKNPVFTQEPRYILYMQLIINDIITLSVCVIMFVFTYLIPNLNVAICCIFILIANSVHKNSPLNLAGMAIERFVAVCYPLHHARICTIQNTKILIGIIWLVGGLPGIVDLLVVLALRPLSFFTTSRMCFQQNVFNFEYNIISSAVLNIGYMCSVWVLLFYTYFKVLFSAKAAASEPAQAQKARRTILLHGVQLLLCTLSLFTAVLDGALTALFPYYQSVIYFCTFILTSILPRLLSPLIYGMRDQKFKKYMMSSLMCGSEKKSINPSD; encoded by the coding sequence ATGAACAGTTCAGAATTTAACAAACGCAAAGATTTCTTTGGGGAAGCCGTTTTCAAAAACCTCACTGTGGTTGTATTTGCTGTCATTATCAATTCTATCAATAGCTTGCTGCTTTATACTTTATTCAAGAACCCTGTCTTCACTCAGGAGCCCCGCTACATCCTCTACATGCAGCTTATcatcaatgacatcattacactgtctgtctgtgtgattATGTTTGTGTTTACTTACTTAATACCAAACTTGAATGTTGCTATCTGCTGCATTTTCATCCTCATTGCAAACAGCGTCCACAAAAACTCGCCACTCAACCTGGCCGGCATGGCTATTGAGCGCTTTGTGGCCGTCTGCTACCCTCTACATCATGCACGAATATGCACCATCCAAAACACCAAAATCCTGATCGGCATCATCTGGCTGGTGGGAGGCCTGCCTGGCATAGTGGACCTGCTTGTTGTTTTGGCTCTTCGTCCACTCTCCTTCTTTACCACTAGCCGCATGTGCTTCCAGCAAAATGTGTTCAAttttgaatataatataataagcaGCGCTGTTTTAAACATCGGCTACATGTGCTCAGTGTGGGTGCTGCTCTTCTACACTTACTTTAAAGTGCTGTTCTCTGCTAAAGCAGCTGCTTCAGAACCAGCTCAAGCACAGAAAGCTAGGAGAACCATTTTACTGCATGGGGTCCAGTTACTGCTCTGTACACTGTCCCTGTTCACAGCGGTCCTGGATGGGGCCTTAACGGCTCTCTTTCCTTACTATCAGTCAGTTATCTACTTCTGCACGTTCATTCTCACCAGCATTTTACCACGTCTGCTGAGCCCTCTCATATATGGCATGAGGGATCAAAAGTTTAAGAAGTACATGATGAGCTCACTGATGTGTGGCTCCGAGAAGAAATCCATTAATCCTTCCGATTAG